From the Salinimicrobium tongyeongense genome, one window contains:
- a CDS encoding acyl-CoA thioesterase, producing the protein MEHADYKLSLDLRIDFSDLDMYRHVNNLTFIRFLQSGRVNFWEATGLTNLLSESNKGAILVSTHCDFKKSLFYPGTATVKTKLAYIRNSSFALDQLILNEKGEVCAEGRDIAVFFDFDEDKALPIPPELRMVMQQF; encoded by the coding sequence GTGGAACATGCAGATTATAAACTGTCGCTGGACCTTCGGATCGATTTCAGCGATCTCGATATGTACCGGCACGTTAATAACCTCACCTTTATAAGGTTCTTACAATCTGGCAGGGTGAATTTCTGGGAGGCTACCGGGCTTACCAATCTCCTTTCAGAATCTAACAAAGGCGCTATCCTGGTTTCCACGCACTGCGATTTCAAGAAATCGCTGTTCTACCCTGGTACGGCCACGGTTAAGACAAAACTGGCCTACATCAGGAACAGCAGCTTTGCCCTCGATCAATTGATCCTGAATGAAAAAGGCGAAGTTTGTGCCGAAGGCAGGGACATTGCCGTTTTCTTCGACTTTGATGAAGATAAGGCCCTGCCCATTCCGCCTGAACTCAGGATGGTGATGCAGCAGTTTTGA
- a CDS encoding flavin reductase family protein: protein MLSIDPKKVPVAQLHQYLLGAVGPRPIAFASTLDKEGRPNLSPFSFFNVFGSNPPILIFSPARRGRDNTVKHTYNNSKATGEVVINVVNYDLVQQVSLSSTEYAEGVNEFVKVGLTMLKSDIVKPFRVKESPVQFECRINEIVETGSEGGAGNLVICEVLKMHIREDILDEKGYIDQHKIDLVARMGGNWYTRATPGMFEVPKPLQTLGIGVDAIAKEVRNSKYLSGNDLGKLGNVERLPTAGEVQELLDSDSRLSALVKEAGEEKLHLTAKEYLEKDDPATAWKILLAKYV, encoded by the coding sequence ATGCTTAGCATAGATCCTAAAAAAGTTCCCGTAGCACAATTGCACCAGTACCTGCTGGGAGCAGTAGGGCCAAGGCCCATAGCTTTTGCCAGCACCCTCGATAAAGAGGGAAGGCCAAACTTGTCACCCTTCAGTTTCTTCAATGTGTTTGGGTCAAACCCTCCAATTCTCATATTTTCTCCCGCCCGCCGCGGAAGGGACAATACCGTGAAGCACACCTATAACAATTCAAAAGCCACGGGAGAAGTGGTGATCAACGTGGTGAATTATGATCTGGTGCAGCAGGTTTCACTCTCGAGTACCGAATATGCCGAAGGGGTGAATGAATTTGTGAAAGTAGGGCTTACTATGCTAAAGTCGGATATAGTAAAGCCCTTCAGGGTGAAGGAATCGCCGGTGCAGTTCGAGTGCAGGATTAATGAGATCGTAGAAACCGGAAGTGAAGGCGGTGCCGGGAATCTGGTGATTTGTGAGGTGCTAAAAATGCATATTCGCGAAGATATTTTAGATGAAAAAGGCTATATTGACCAGCACAAAATTGACCTGGTAGCACGCATGGGAGGCAACTGGTACACCCGCGCCACGCCTGGAATGTTCGAGGTGCCAAAGCCTTTGCAGACTTTGGGAATAGGAGTTGATGCCATAGCCAAAGAGGTGCGCAACAGCAAGTATTTATCGGGCAACGATCTTGGGAAACTGGGAAATGTGGAACGCCTTCCCACCGCCGGCGAAGTTCAAGAATTACTCGACAGTGATTCCCGGCTTTCAGCACTGGTGAAAGAAGCCGGTGAAGAAAAGCTGCATTTAACTGCAAAAGAATATTTAGAAAAAGACGACCCGGCAACAGCCTGGAAAATATTATTAGCAAAATACGTTTGA
- the arfB gene encoding alternative ribosome rescue aminoacyl-tRNA hydrolase ArfB, whose protein sequence is MDQQQLIQEAEYKAVRSSGAGGQNVNKVSSKVELHFKLEETAALSEEEKQRVLQKLSSRLTNSGELILQCDESRSQHKNKEIVTRRFLDLLEQAIVKPKVRKKTKTPRAAKLKRLREKKKISEKKATRKDPLKD, encoded by the coding sequence TTGGATCAACAACAGCTCATACAGGAAGCAGAATACAAGGCCGTAAGAAGTTCGGGTGCGGGAGGCCAGAATGTGAACAAGGTCTCTTCTAAAGTTGAACTGCATTTTAAGCTGGAGGAGACCGCAGCACTTTCTGAAGAAGAAAAGCAGCGGGTATTGCAGAAGCTATCTTCGCGGCTCACAAATTCGGGGGAATTGATCCTGCAGTGCGATGAGTCGAGGAGCCAGCACAAAAATAAAGAAATCGTAACCCGGAGGTTTCTCGACCTTCTTGAACAGGCGATTGTAAAACCAAAGGTTCGCAAGAAAACTAAAACCCCCAGGGCCGCAAAACTGAAGCGGCTAAGGGAGAAGAAGAAAATTTCAGAAAAAAAAGCCACCCGAAAAGACCCTTTAAAAGATTAA
- a CDS encoding sigma-54-dependent transcriptional regulator yields MAKILLVEDDVAFCTMLKTFLVKKECEVDAVYTATEALNLVAKNKYDLVISDVRLPDKEGLEILQAVNQKGEKTGVIMMTSYAEISMAVNAIKEGALDYIAKPFHPEVIMNAIEEAINNPGSTKKAPAAKKPEPAPSQDTYIKGGSEASAKLNNYIDLVAPTNMSVLIMGESGTGKEQIAKSIHQKSKRNSAPFVAVDCGAIPRELASSEFFGHVKGSFTGAVNNKTGHFEAANGGTLFLDEIGNLSYELQVQLLRALQERKVKPVGSNEEIHVNIRVIAATNEDLSEAVKKGDFREDLYHRLNEFSIKVPSLKDRKEDLMVFANYFLDSANKELEKDISGFSEKTIAAFKKYNWPGNLRELKNVVKRAVLLSGGEYISSSCLPSEVLAAKEEHEEQDFSLFKNKNEQEMILDALEKTRGNKSKAAKLLSIDRKTLYNKLKQYGINL; encoded by the coding sequence ATGGCCAAAATTCTCTTAGTTGAAGATGATGTAGCATTTTGCACGATGCTCAAAACTTTCCTGGTAAAGAAGGAATGTGAAGTTGATGCCGTGTACACTGCAACTGAAGCTCTTAATTTGGTTGCCAAAAACAAATATGACCTGGTAATTTCTGACGTGCGTTTACCCGATAAGGAAGGGCTCGAGATCTTACAGGCCGTAAATCAAAAAGGGGAGAAAACCGGGGTTATCATGATGACGAGCTATGCCGAGATAAGCATGGCCGTAAATGCCATTAAGGAAGGGGCCCTAGATTACATCGCCAAACCTTTTCACCCGGAGGTGATCATGAACGCGATAGAAGAAGCGATAAACAATCCCGGGAGCACCAAAAAAGCACCGGCAGCCAAAAAACCTGAACCTGCTCCCTCACAGGATACCTACATCAAGGGGGGAAGCGAGGCTTCCGCCAAACTCAACAACTACATAGATCTTGTTGCCCCCACCAATATGTCTGTGCTCATTATGGGCGAAAGCGGAACGGGAAAAGAGCAGATTGCAAAAAGTATTCATCAAAAAAGCAAGAGAAATTCAGCCCCCTTTGTGGCGGTAGATTGCGGTGCCATTCCGCGGGAACTGGCTTCCAGTGAGTTTTTCGGGCATGTAAAAGGCTCTTTTACGGGGGCGGTTAACAACAAGACCGGCCATTTTGAAGCAGCCAACGGCGGCACGCTGTTTCTCGATGAAATTGGAAACCTCAGTTACGAATTGCAGGTGCAGCTGTTACGAGCACTACAGGAGCGCAAGGTTAAACCCGTGGGCAGCAATGAAGAGATCCATGTGAACATCAGGGTGATAGCGGCGACCAATGAAGATCTTTCAGAAGCTGTCAAAAAAGGCGATTTTAGAGAAGATCTTTACCACCGCCTCAATGAATTTTCAATCAAAGTTCCTTCTTTAAAAGACCGGAAAGAAGACCTTATGGTGTTTGCCAATTATTTTCTTGACAGTGCCAACAAAGAACTGGAAAAAGACATTTCCGGTTTTTCTGAAAAGACCATTGCGGCCTTTAAAAAGTACAACTGGCCCGGCAACCTCAGGGAACTCAAAAATGTGGTGAAACGCGCTGTCTTACTTTCGGGCGGGGAATATATTTCTTCCAGTTGTTTACCTTCGGAAGTGCTCGCGGCCAAAGAGGAACATGAAGAACAGGATTTTAGCCTTTTCAAGAACAAAAATGAACAGGAAATGATCCTCGATGCGCTTGAAAAGACCCGTGGTAACAAAAGTAAGGCTGCAAAACTGCTTTCTATTGACAGGAAAACGCTCTACAACAAACTAAAGCAGTACGGCATTAACCTGTAA
- a CDS encoding ATP-binding protein, with protein MAKKKASITFTVFAGYIILASLMGLAVWFIYNQVTGYTSLTERSNAGNQKLLLVGEAATKLYEAESLSRQLIQSGNIEGLDTYDAKIDSIKFTLASLQNFRTDSSLDREIDSINTLLSQKAENLEELLELRARGETDSYYARVLSELQRVDENFESRNYDQRFKDLQPHQRQLLIKLLQYSNEQNPKPPGITIDSLVNSVKSVLGQLETQERLYRQELESKEDQLLANEIQLNNRLRTLLSTLEAEERMASMDQVEAWQDTVEDTSRIILFLAIASLLVILTFVFLVVKDVSKSQQYRQELEAAKVYAESLLTSREQFMNTVTHDLRSPLNTIIGYTGLLEKSELNKSQNRYLRQLKRSSDYLLRLVNDLLDLSRLEAGKMSIDTLAFNPKNLIEETVENAVPPEKPRDVEVLVEVAPELDRPVITDPFRIKQILTNLVNNACKFTPQGSVQVKAWLQQEKNKPFLFIEVKDTGIGISKEQKEKVFEEFSQEDSSIEKRYGGTGLGLSISKKLTDLLGGKISLESEPGKGSTFLINIPVEYAAVSEQPTAPRSQPVVDPEKISVLIVDDEPAQLGLLKELIRNAGMSYRTAHNGKEALKEVRASAPNLVLTDIQMPKMDGFELLRKIRKEPELQDLPVIALSGRPDVSAADYLKKGFSGSLLKPYSSGNCCSLSAIFSTCS; from the coding sequence ATGGCAAAAAAGAAGGCATCCATAACTTTCACCGTCTTTGCAGGTTATATCATCCTGGCCTCTCTCATGGGACTGGCGGTGTGGTTTATCTACAACCAGGTCACCGGTTACACCAGTTTGACCGAACGCAGTAATGCCGGAAACCAGAAATTACTACTCGTAGGGGAAGCCGCCACCAAGCTGTATGAAGCTGAAAGTTTAAGCCGGCAACTTATTCAAAGCGGCAACATTGAAGGCCTGGATACCTACGATGCCAAAATTGATTCCATAAAATTCACCCTTGCCTCGCTGCAAAACTTCAGGACTGACAGTTCTCTGGACAGGGAAATTGACAGCATAAATACTTTGCTGAGCCAAAAGGCCGAAAACCTTGAAGAACTATTAGAGCTTAGGGCCCGTGGAGAAACCGACAGTTATTACGCGCGGGTACTTTCAGAATTGCAGCGGGTAGATGAAAACTTTGAAAGCCGAAATTACGACCAGCGTTTTAAAGACCTGCAGCCGCACCAGCGGCAACTGCTTATAAAACTGCTGCAGTACTCAAACGAACAAAACCCAAAACCGCCGGGAATAACCATTGATTCGCTGGTTAATTCGGTAAAGAGCGTGCTGGGCCAGCTGGAAACGCAAGAGCGGCTTTACCGGCAGGAACTTGAAAGCAAAGAAGACCAGTTACTGGCCAATGAAATACAGCTCAACAACAGGTTACGCACCTTATTGAGTACTCTGGAAGCCGAAGAACGCATGGCGTCTATGGACCAGGTGGAGGCCTGGCAAGATACGGTGGAAGATACTTCCAGGATCATTCTCTTCCTGGCAATTGCAAGCTTACTGGTGATCCTCACCTTTGTGTTTTTGGTGGTAAAAGACGTTTCCAAGAGTCAGCAGTACAGGCAGGAACTGGAAGCTGCAAAGGTTTATGCCGAATCACTGCTCACCAGCCGTGAACAGTTTATGAACACGGTTACTCACGATTTAAGATCGCCGCTCAATACCATTATTGGCTATACAGGTTTACTGGAAAAAAGTGAGCTCAACAAATCCCAGAACCGGTATTTGCGACAGCTGAAGCGATCTTCAGATTACCTGTTGCGCCTGGTAAACGACCTGCTGGACCTCTCACGGCTCGAAGCTGGAAAAATGTCTATTGACACTCTGGCTTTTAATCCGAAGAACCTGATTGAAGAAACTGTTGAAAACGCTGTTCCACCTGAAAAGCCAAGGGATGTGGAGGTTCTGGTTGAGGTAGCCCCCGAACTGGACAGGCCTGTGATCACAGACCCCTTCAGAATAAAACAGATACTTACCAATCTGGTGAACAACGCCTGCAAATTTACACCTCAGGGCAGCGTGCAGGTAAAAGCCTGGCTGCAACAGGAAAAAAACAAACCTTTCCTGTTTATTGAAGTGAAAGACACCGGAATTGGCATCTCAAAAGAACAAAAAGAAAAGGTTTTTGAAGAATTCTCGCAGGAAGACAGCAGCATAGAAAAACGCTATGGCGGCACGGGGCTGGGATTATCTATAAGCAAGAAGCTCACCGATCTTTTAGGCGGAAAGATAAGCCTGGAAAGCGAGCCGGGAAAGGGCAGTACTTTTTTGATCAATATCCCCGTGGAATATGCCGCTGTAAGCGAACAACCCACGGCTCCCAGGAGCCAGCCCGTGGTTGACCCCGAAAAAATCTCTGTGCTCATTGTTGATGATGAACCCGCGCAACTGGGATTGTTAAAAGAATTGATCCGGAATGCCGGCATGTCTTATCGCACTGCCCATAACGGAAAGGAAGCTTTAAAAGAAGTACGGGCTTCTGCGCCTAACCTGGTGCTTACCGACATACAGATGCCAAAAATGGACGGTTTTGAACTGCTCCGAAAAATCAGGAAAGAACCTGAATTGCAGGACCTTCCGGTGATTGCCCTCTCGGGCAGGCCAGACGTTAGTGCAGCAGACTATCTGAAAAAGGGGTTTAGCGGCAGCCTTTTAAAACCTTACTCTTCGGGGAATTGCTGCAGCTTATCAGCGATCTTCTCGACCTGCAGTTGA
- a CDS encoding TonB-dependent receptor — MHHLIFSFGNKKRVRIDLSEDMVLNVDMSDAEELLDEVFLSAVRVSAASPITYSNLSNEEIADRNLGQDIPSLMQYMPGVVTTSDAGAGIGYSSIRVRGTEARGINVTINGIPYNDAESQGTFWVNLGDFASSVEDLQLQRGVGTSTNGAGAFGASLNILTDRYNYEPSAEIANSFGSYNTQKHTVKFSTGIFNDHWEFNGRASVIKSDGYIDRASTDLKSYFFQGSYIGETTLVKALSFGGSEVTYQAWDGIDRDQLKEDRRFNPAGAYEDDQGNLRFYDNHIDDYKQDHFQLLWNERYGNGWSSNIALHYTYGRGFYESYRAEEDLEAYNLEPFTANGEEITQSDLVTKKWLVNDFYGTTFNLQYENENLEVIAGGAWNNYEGEHFGEVVFTRFAPSLPLHRYYENDAEKSDFNIFGKATYAISDNLAFYGDLQLRKINYEVNGFEEENTPFIVDDSHTFFNPKAGLTYEFSEASRLYFSFARAHREPNRSDYEAGNPEPEELNDYELGWRFATGNFQLNSNLYYMDYRNQLVLTGELNDVGAPIRRNSGNSYRLGLELDAVVRLHSKFSWRPNVAISRNKNDEWFAPWDGELRSFGKTDISFSPEIIAGNILEYRPVEGLEIKFLSKFVGEQYMSNLENEASLLESYFVNDLNLQYTWKNAPLFEEVVFTGLINNIFSEEYVSNGYYYTYDWDGVTYDGAGYYPQATRNFLAGLTLRF, encoded by the coding sequence GTGCACCATCTCATTTTTTCCTTCGGAAATAAAAAACGGGTGCGCATAGATCTTTCCGAAGATATGGTGCTGAATGTTGATATGAGTGACGCCGAAGAGCTCCTCGATGAGGTGTTTTTATCGGCGGTGCGGGTGAGTGCCGCGTCACCTATTACTTACAGTAACCTTTCTAACGAGGAAATAGCCGATCGCAACCTGGGCCAGGATATTCCCAGCCTTATGCAGTATATGCCGGGAGTGGTCACCACCAGTGATGCCGGTGCCGGAATTGGCTACAGCAGCATTCGCGTGAGGGGAACCGAGGCCCGCGGAATCAATGTTACCATCAATGGGATTCCTTATAACGATGCCGAAAGCCAGGGCACTTTTTGGGTGAACCTGGGCGATTTTGCCTCCTCTGTAGAAGACCTGCAGCTGCAACGAGGCGTGGGAACCTCTACCAACGGGGCCGGTGCCTTTGGTGCGAGTTTGAACATACTTACCGACAGGTATAACTATGAACCTTCGGCCGAGATCGCCAACAGCTTTGGTTCTTACAACACCCAAAAGCACACCGTGAAATTCAGTACAGGGATCTTCAACGATCACTGGGAATTCAACGGAAGGGCTTCAGTAATAAAAAGCGACGGCTATATAGACCGGGCTTCAACCGATCTTAAATCCTACTTTTTCCAGGGCTCTTATATTGGCGAAACCACCCTGGTCAAGGCCCTTAGCTTTGGGGGCAGTGAAGTTACTTACCAGGCCTGGGATGGGATTGACCGCGACCAATTAAAAGAAGACAGGCGCTTTAACCCCGCTGGGGCCTATGAGGATGATCAGGGAAATCTTCGTTTTTACGACAATCACATCGATGATTATAAGCAGGATCACTTCCAGCTGCTCTGGAATGAGCGCTATGGCAATGGCTGGTCTTCAAACATTGCGCTCCACTACACCTACGGGAGAGGCTTCTACGAATCTTATCGCGCAGAAGAAGACCTGGAGGCCTATAATCTGGAGCCATTCACCGCAAATGGGGAAGAGATTACCCAAAGTGACCTGGTTACCAAAAAATGGCTGGTCAATGATTTTTACGGCACAACTTTTAACCTGCAGTACGAGAATGAGAACCTGGAAGTGATTGCCGGTGGCGCCTGGAACAACTATGAAGGAGAGCATTTTGGAGAGGTGGTCTTCACCCGCTTTGCACCCAGCCTGCCTTTACACAGGTACTATGAGAATGATGCTGAAAAAAGTGATTTTAATATCTTCGGAAAGGCCACTTATGCCATTAGTGATAATCTTGCTTTTTATGGCGACCTGCAGCTAAGAAAGATCAATTATGAAGTCAATGGTTTTGAAGAGGAAAACACGCCTTTTATAGTTGACGACAGTCACACTTTTTTTAATCCAAAAGCCGGATTGACCTATGAATTTTCGGAAGCCAGCCGGCTCTATTTCTCCTTTGCACGTGCACATCGCGAGCCTAACCGGTCCGATTATGAAGCGGGTAACCCCGAACCCGAGGAGTTAAATGATTACGAGCTGGGTTGGAGGTTTGCTACAGGTAATTTTCAGCTTAACTCCAATCTTTATTACATGGATTACCGCAACCAGCTTGTGCTAACTGGAGAACTCAACGATGTTGGGGCACCCATTAGGAGGAACAGCGGGAACAGTTACAGGCTGGGCCTTGAACTGGATGCCGTGGTAAGGTTGCATTCAAAATTTAGCTGGCGCCCAAATGTGGCCATTAGCCGGAATAAAAACGACGAGTGGTTCGCCCCCTGGGATGGCGAGCTGCGCAGCTTCGGAAAAACCGATATTTCCTTCTCTCCCGAGATCATTGCCGGGAATATCCTTGAATACCGCCCCGTTGAAGGTTTGGAGATCAAATTCCTCTCAAAATTTGTGGGAGAGCAGTATATGAGCAACCTTGAAAATGAGGCTTCTTTGCTTGAAAGTTACTTTGTGAATGATCTCAACCTGCAGTACACCTGGAAAAATGCGCCGCTTTTTGAAGAGGTGGTGTTCACGGGTTTGATCAATAACATTTTTAGCGAAGAGTACGTATCAAACGGTTACTACTATACTTACGACTGGGATGGGGTCACCTACGATGGCGCCGGTTATTACCCCCAGGCCACCAGGAACTTCCTGGCAGGGCTTACTCTTAGATTCTAA
- a CDS encoding sensor histidine kinase — MRFSDKRNFRRWFIIVTSLVIVSLIVWNAVAFFQRIKEEERVKMNIWASAQVYLDQVDTDTGLDLYLEIINSNSSIPTILVDDNGKIVDAMNIPAEIMASEEELQQYLLSLKSTNEPIEMDLGEGRVNRVYYGNSPMLNKLKYYPLALIVIIILFIAVIYFFYRTTKSSEQNKLWAGMAKETAHQIGTPLSSLIGWTEILKEENVNRYYITEIEKDVDRLKTITERFSKIGSAPTLEPEDIVEKTRDSFEYLKARSSKLIKFKLDLPAEKIPVNLNAQLYSWTIENLVRNAIDAMKGKGELEIKLKQDSKKVQVRVSDTGKGIPKSKFKRIFEPGFTTKKRGWGLGLSLSKRIIEKYHGGRIKVLRSEINKGTTIEIQLHKIKTAASPS; from the coding sequence ATGAGGTTTTCAGACAAACGAAACTTTCGCCGCTGGTTCATCATCGTTACTTCGCTCGTCATTGTAAGCCTTATTGTGTGGAATGCGGTAGCTTTCTTTCAGCGTATCAAGGAAGAAGAACGGGTAAAAATGAACATCTGGGCTTCGGCGCAGGTATATCTTGACCAGGTAGATACAGATACCGGCCTTGATCTTTACCTGGAGATCATCAACAGCAACTCGAGCATTCCCACCATCCTGGTAGACGACAACGGGAAGATTGTAGATGCCATGAACATACCTGCCGAGATCATGGCCAGCGAAGAAGAGCTTCAGCAATACCTGCTTTCCCTTAAAAGTACCAATGAACCTATAGAAATGGACCTTGGTGAGGGAAGGGTCAACAGGGTTTACTACGGAAATTCCCCTATGCTCAACAAGCTGAAGTATTATCCGCTGGCCCTCATCGTTATCATTATCCTCTTCATTGCCGTTATCTATTTTTTCTACAGGACCACAAAAAGCAGCGAACAAAACAAGTTATGGGCCGGTATGGCCAAAGAGACGGCGCACCAGATTGGCACCCCGCTCTCTTCACTCATAGGCTGGACAGAAATTTTAAAAGAAGAAAATGTGAACAGGTATTACATCACTGAAATTGAAAAAGATGTAGACCGACTAAAAACCATCACCGAACGTTTCTCTAAAATAGGATCGGCGCCAACCCTGGAACCCGAAGACATTGTAGAAAAGACAAGGGACTCTTTTGAATACCTGAAAGCGCGGAGTTCAAAGCTCATCAAATTTAAACTCGATCTTCCTGCGGAAAAGATCCCGGTAAACCTCAACGCCCAGCTCTACAGCTGGACCATAGAGAACCTGGTGAGAAACGCCATAGATGCCATGAAGGGGAAAGGAGAGCTGGAAATCAAACTGAAGCAGGATTCAAAAAAGGTGCAAGTAAGGGTCAGCGACACCGGAAAAGGAATTCCAAAAAGCAAGTTCAAACGCATTTTTGAACCCGGCTTTACCACGAAAAAAAGAGGCTGGGGCCTTGGCTTGTCCCTCTCCAAAAGGATCATAGAGAAATACCACGGCGGAAGGATAAAAGTATTGCGAAGCGAGATCAACAAAGGCACTACCATTGAGATCCAGCTTCACAAAATCAAAACTGCTGCATCACCATCCTGA
- a CDS encoding HIT family protein, with protein MPSIFTKIVNGEIPAYKVAETDKFLAFLDVRPNAKGHTLCIPKEEVNKLFDLDEETYMQLMAFSRKVAKGIEKAVPCKRVGVAVVGLEVPHVHVHLIPLNSMGDMNFAQSVELSEAEFQQIANDIKASI; from the coding sequence ATGCCCAGCATTTTTACAAAGATCGTCAATGGAGAAATTCCCGCTTACAAAGTTGCAGAAACCGATAAATTCCTGGCTTTTCTCGATGTACGCCCAAATGCAAAGGGACACACCCTGTGCATCCCGAAAGAAGAGGTGAACAAGCTCTTTGACCTCGATGAAGAAACTTATATGCAACTTATGGCCTTTTCTAGAAAAGTTGCAAAGGGGATTGAAAAAGCCGTGCCCTGTAAGAGAGTAGGGGTGGCCGTGGTTGGCCTTGAAGTGCCGCATGTGCATGTGCACCTCATTCCTCTAAACAGCATGGGCGATATGAACTTTGCCCAGAGTGTTGAACTTAGTGAAGCGGAGTTTCAGCAAATCGCCAACGATATTAAAGCCAGTATTTAG
- a CDS encoding DUF3127 domain-containing protein, which yields MEVQGKIKMIGQTQTFGNNGFRKREVVVTTEEQYPQHILVEFVQDKCELLNNYAVGQPVKIGVNLRGREWVNPQGETKYFNSIQGWRIENLAAQNQGGGAPVPPADQFEPASNLNDEDYDDLPF from the coding sequence ATGGAAGTACAAGGAAAAATTAAGATGATTGGACAAACCCAAACCTTTGGGAACAACGGGTTTAGAAAGAGAGAAGTGGTAGTGACAACAGAGGAGCAGTACCCACAGCATATACTTGTAGAATTTGTGCAGGATAAATGTGAACTTTTGAACAACTATGCGGTGGGGCAGCCTGTAAAGATAGGGGTGAACCTGCGCGGCCGCGAATGGGTGAACCCACAGGGAGAAACCAAATATTTCAACTCAATACAGGGGTGGAGAATAGAAAATCTTGCAGCTCAAAATCAGGGGGGAGGAGCTCCTGTACCACCGGCAGATCAATTTGAACCGGCCAGTAATTTAAACGACGAAGATTACGACGATCTGCCTTTTTAA
- the greA gene encoding transcription elongation factor GreA, giving the protein MSKVSYYTADGLKKLRDELNQLKDVERPKASQAIAEARDKGDLSENAEYDAAKEAQGLLEMKIAKLEEIYANARLIDESQLDTSKALVHSTVKIKNVTNGAEVKYKLVAQSEADLKAGKISVDSPIGKGLLGKKVGEIAEVQVPSGTMKFEILEITRE; this is encoded by the coding sequence ATGAGTAAAGTATCATATTATACTGCAGATGGCCTTAAAAAACTTAGAGATGAGCTCAATCAATTAAAGGATGTTGAGCGGCCAAAAGCTTCGCAGGCTATTGCTGAAGCTCGTGATAAAGGTGATCTTAGTGAAAATGCCGAGTATGATGCCGCAAAGGAAGCCCAGGGTTTGCTTGAAATGAAAATTGCAAAACTGGAAGAAATATATGCCAATGCAAGGTTGATTGATGAGTCGCAGCTTGACACTTCAAAGGCCCTGGTGCATTCTACAGTGAAAATTAAAAATGTGACCAACGGGGCCGAAGTGAAATACAAACTGGTTGCCCAAAGTGAAGCCGACCTTAAGGCAGGAAAGATCTCTGTAGACAGTCCCATTGGAAAAGGATTGCTTGGAAAGAAAGTAGGTGAGATTGCCGAAGTGCAGGTGCCGTCGGGAACCATGAAATTTGAAATCCTTGAGATCACCCGTGAGTAA